A single window of Pseudarthrobacter defluvii DNA harbors:
- the crtI gene encoding phytoene desaturase family protein, translating to MSGPRKGKPVQPGQTVVVIGGGISGLATAALLAAEGHKVTIVEKQDVLGGRAYTFSEDGFRFDAGPSWYLMPEVIDHYFRLLGTSAEEQLDLVKLDPGYRLISEGASEPVDVPAGRQRVVQLFERLEPGAGARLEKYLDSAAETYTMAKRRFLYPTFQSFAPLLTADVLTRLPRLARLLLEPLHSYARRYVKNPSLQQVLEYPAVFLGASPFTAPSMYHLMSHLDLDVGVYYPMGGFARLVEALEKQARDAGGTIRTNVEVLEIETAPVTSRRRPAAVRGVRVRNGGGSVESLPADVVVSAADLHHSETALLPRNLQTYPERYWQRRTAGPSALLLYLGVRGVLPQLEHHTLLFTADWEENFKAIFGKDTFIPSPASMYVCRPSATDPDVAPEGHENVFVLVPIPPDPGLGGSGDERLERAADAVIGQLSEWAGIPDLAERIVVRRLYGPADFERDYHSWKGTSLGPAHTLKQSAFFRAGNVSRKVEGLYYAGASTIPGIGIPMCLISAELVVKRLRGDTSTGPLPVPLRAAGVAEGTVPKGTTA from the coding sequence GTGAGCGGTCCAAGGAAGGGCAAACCTGTCCAGCCCGGGCAGACGGTGGTGGTCATCGGCGGCGGCATCAGCGGACTGGCGACGGCGGCCCTGCTCGCCGCCGAGGGGCACAAGGTCACCATCGTGGAGAAGCAGGACGTCCTGGGCGGCCGGGCGTACACGTTCAGCGAGGACGGCTTCAGGTTCGACGCCGGGCCCTCCTGGTACCTGATGCCGGAGGTGATCGACCACTACTTCCGGCTCCTGGGCACCTCCGCCGAGGAGCAGCTGGACCTGGTGAAGCTGGACCCCGGCTACCGGCTCATCTCCGAGGGAGCCTCCGAACCCGTGGACGTCCCGGCGGGCCGGCAACGGGTGGTTCAGCTGTTCGAGCGGCTGGAGCCCGGCGCCGGCGCGCGGCTGGAGAAGTACCTCGATTCCGCCGCCGAAACCTACACCATGGCCAAGCGCCGCTTCCTCTACCCCACGTTCCAGTCCTTCGCCCCGCTGCTGACGGCTGACGTGCTCACCCGGCTCCCCCGCCTTGCCCGCCTGCTGCTGGAGCCGCTGCACAGCTATGCCCGCCGGTACGTCAAAAACCCAAGCCTGCAGCAGGTCCTGGAGTACCCGGCCGTGTTCCTGGGCGCCTCGCCGTTCACCGCGCCCAGCATGTACCACCTGATGAGCCACCTGGACCTGGACGTGGGCGTCTACTACCCCATGGGCGGCTTCGCCCGGCTGGTGGAGGCGCTGGAAAAACAGGCCCGCGACGCCGGGGGGACCATCCGGACCAACGTCGAGGTGCTGGAGATCGAGACGGCGCCCGTCACCTCCCGCCGCCGGCCTGCCGCGGTACGCGGGGTCCGCGTCCGCAACGGTGGCGGGTCCGTGGAAAGCCTGCCGGCCGACGTCGTGGTTTCCGCCGCGGACCTGCACCACAGCGAAACCGCGCTGCTCCCCCGGAACCTGCAGACCTACCCCGAGCGGTACTGGCAGCGGCGCACCGCCGGGCCCAGCGCCCTGCTGCTGTACCTGGGCGTGCGGGGCGTGCTGCCGCAGCTGGAGCACCACACGCTGCTGTTCACGGCGGACTGGGAAGAGAACTTCAAGGCGATCTTCGGGAAGGACACGTTCATCCCGTCGCCTGCGTCCATGTACGTGTGCAGGCCGAGTGCCACCGATCCTGATGTGGCGCCGGAGGGGCACGAGAACGTGTTCGTGCTGGTTCCCATCCCGCCGGATCCGGGGCTGGGCGGCAGCGGCGACGAGCGGCTGGAACGCGCGGCCGACGCCGTGATCGGGCAGCTCAGCGAGTGGGCGGGCATCCCGGACCTGGCAGAGCGGATCGTGGTGCGGCGGCTGTACGGCCCCGCGGACTTCGAGCGGGACTACCACTCGTGGAAGGGCACGTCGCTGGGGCCGGCGCACACGCTGAAGCAAAGTGCGTTCTTCCGGGCCGGCAATGTCAGCCGGAAGGTGGAGGGCCTGTACTACGCCGGGGCGTCCACCATTCCGGGGATCGGAATTCCCATGTGCCTGATCAGCGCCGAGCTGGTGGTGAAGCGGCTGCGCGGGGATACCAGCACCGGTCCCCTGCCGGTGCCGCTGCGTGCGGCGGGCGTTGCGGAGGGTACAGTCCCAAAGGGTACGACGGCGTGA
- the idi gene encoding isopentenyl-diphosphate Delta-isomerase, with translation MGGQLKANSEQVVLAADDGTPVGVEDKATVHSSSTPLHLAFSAHVFDADGRILLTRRALSKLTWPGVWTNSFCGHPAPGEDLEDAVRRRGEYELGLRLEQIELRVPDFRYRAVDASGVVENEICPVFTARAASALAPRADEVMEWQWTDPALITAAVAATPWAFSPWLTLQLPLLYPDRFGAA, from the coding sequence ATGGGAGGGCAATTGAAGGCGAATTCAGAGCAGGTGGTCCTGGCCGCCGACGACGGTACACCGGTCGGCGTCGAGGACAAAGCCACCGTGCACTCCTCCTCCACACCCCTGCACCTGGCCTTCTCCGCCCACGTGTTCGATGCCGACGGCCGCATCCTGCTCACCCGCCGCGCCCTGTCCAAGCTGACCTGGCCCGGCGTCTGGACCAATTCCTTCTGCGGACACCCCGCCCCCGGGGAGGACCTCGAGGACGCCGTGCGGCGCCGGGGCGAGTACGAGCTGGGGCTCCGGCTGGAGCAGATTGAGCTGAGGGTGCCCGACTTCCGCTACCGGGCAGTGGATGCGTCCGGTGTGGTGGAAAACGAAATCTGCCCCGTCTTCACCGCACGGGCCGCCTCGGCGCTGGCTCCCCGCGCGGACGAGGTCATGGAATGGCAGTGGACCGATCCGGCGCTGATCACCGCCGCCGTGGCCGCCACGCCGTGGGCCTTCAGCCCGTGGCTGACCCTCCAGCTGCCCCTGCTCTACCCGGACCGCTTCGGCGCGGCGTAG
- a CDS encoding phytoene/squalene synthase family protein — MKRDRDALADYTAAALKASGVVLRSYSSSFGLASRLFDDAVRPQVDSVYALVRVADEIVDGVTSAAGLSPEETRRQLDAFEQETEHALATGYSTNLVIHAFADTARRTGIGTDLTRPFFASMRADLERAEHTPESFAEYVYGSAEVVGLMCLKCFLHRHPVGEEERARLERGARHLGAAFQKINFLRDLAEDFTSLGRSYFPGVSPANFDEANKIRLLADIDHDLQESRAALPSLPTSCRMAVALAQELFAELAERIRVTPAPDLIRSRISVPTPVKLKIAAAVLTGRRGLEPARPRTARVAAQ, encoded by the coding sequence ATGAAGCGGGACCGCGACGCGCTGGCCGACTACACGGCTGCCGCCCTCAAGGCCTCCGGCGTGGTGCTCCGGTCCTATTCGAGTTCCTTCGGGCTGGCATCCCGGCTGTTCGACGACGCCGTGCGTCCCCAGGTGGATTCGGTGTACGCGCTGGTGCGGGTTGCGGACGAAATTGTCGACGGCGTGACCTCCGCCGCGGGCCTGTCACCCGAGGAAACCCGGCGGCAGCTGGACGCGTTCGAGCAGGAAACCGAGCACGCCCTGGCCACCGGCTACAGCACCAACCTGGTGATCCACGCGTTCGCGGACACCGCCCGCCGGACCGGCATCGGCACGGACCTCACCCGCCCCTTCTTCGCCTCCATGCGGGCGGACCTGGAACGGGCGGAACACACCCCGGAATCCTTCGCCGAGTACGTGTACGGGTCTGCGGAAGTGGTGGGCCTGATGTGCCTGAAATGCTTCCTGCACCGGCACCCCGTGGGTGAAGAGGAACGGGCCCGGCTGGAGCGCGGTGCCCGGCACCTGGGCGCGGCCTTCCAAAAGATCAACTTCCTGCGCGACCTGGCCGAGGACTTCACCTCCCTGGGCCGCAGCTACTTCCCCGGCGTCTCCCCCGCCAACTTCGACGAGGCGAACAAGATCCGGCTCCTGGCGGACATCGACCACGACCTGCAGGAATCCCGCGCGGCGCTGCCCAGCCTGCCCACGTCATGCCGGATGGCGGTGGCACTGGCCCAGGAGCTCTTTGCCGAACTTGCCGAGCGGATCCGCGTCACCCCGGCGCCGGACCTGATCAGGTCCCGGATCAGCGTGCCCACCCCGGTGAAGCTCAAAATTGCTGCCGCCGTGCTCACCGGCAGGCGCGGGCTGGAACCCGCGCGCCCACGCACGGCAAGGGTGGCCGCGCAGTGA
- a CDS encoding esterase/lipase family protein, giving the protein MGNALHDGRLPVIYVRGFAGTGASVNSAVDDPFYGFSQGSVHVRADGSGRARFHQFESPMLRLVADHQYEVPVHGDQWAFLNSADPNSVNPASIWIHRFYDDSADTFDEDPGSFKFEDAAQDLFSLVKLVPEKTGAPKVFLVAHSMGGLICRSLLQRVIPESLPRGDGSIDPAAGAKYVARLFTYATPHGGIRFAVGFGFFEKLRDATRFQGADIFGPDRMYEYLTPPALRRTLTRENFRPTEMPDDGFPLDELFCLVGSNPEDYDVALGLSAKAVGARSDGLVQMDNAAVKDAVVAVVHRSHSGRYGIVNSEEGYQNLQRFLFGDLKVEVELVGFTVGKSDPPEVEFQLDVGLAIRGLPVLVHEQTAAHYCPVQIEHWKDADPIDSPVPLLTTFLSSKAPRPLVNGKAVPRLRQALKLRLMSVKEKDGHFFFADHLEQTEDWQDTLLVEIEPPSADRPLPKAWAAWNSTIPNALRNWGAGDEDLLKDTDPTPNRWQGFIPVPEVSRHLLGTNAGLRLTVTPRPLAL; this is encoded by the coding sequence ATGGGAAATGCCCTTCACGACGGCCGTCTGCCGGTGATCTACGTCCGCGGCTTCGCCGGCACCGGCGCCTCCGTCAACAGCGCTGTTGACGACCCCTTCTACGGCTTCAGCCAGGGGTCCGTCCACGTCCGCGCCGACGGCAGCGGACGGGCGAGGTTCCACCAGTTCGAGTCCCCGATGCTGCGCCTGGTGGCAGACCACCAGTACGAGGTGCCGGTCCACGGGGACCAGTGGGCCTTCCTCAACAGCGCCGATCCCAATTCCGTGAACCCGGCCTCGATCTGGATCCACCGCTTTTACGACGACTCAGCGGATACCTTCGACGAGGACCCCGGGAGCTTCAAGTTCGAGGACGCGGCCCAGGACTTGTTCAGCCTGGTCAAACTCGTGCCGGAAAAGACCGGCGCGCCCAAGGTCTTCCTGGTGGCGCATTCCATGGGCGGACTCATCTGCCGCTCGCTCCTGCAGCGCGTCATCCCCGAAAGCCTGCCCCGTGGGGACGGCTCGATCGACCCCGCCGCCGGGGCCAAATATGTTGCCCGGCTGTTCACGTACGCCACCCCGCATGGTGGCATCCGGTTCGCGGTGGGGTTCGGGTTCTTCGAGAAACTCCGGGATGCCACCCGATTCCAGGGGGCGGACATCTTCGGGCCCGACCGGATGTACGAATACCTCACGCCGCCGGCACTCAGGCGGACCCTGACGCGCGAAAACTTCCGGCCCACCGAGATGCCCGATGACGGGTTCCCCTTGGATGAGCTGTTCTGCCTGGTGGGCTCCAACCCCGAAGACTACGACGTCGCCCTGGGCCTGTCCGCCAAAGCAGTGGGCGCCCGCAGCGACGGGCTGGTCCAGATGGATAATGCCGCCGTCAAAGACGCGGTGGTGGCAGTGGTACACCGCAGCCACAGCGGACGCTACGGAATCGTCAACTCCGAAGAGGGCTACCAGAACCTCCAGCGGTTCCTGTTCGGCGATCTCAAAGTCGAGGTGGAACTGGTGGGCTTCACTGTGGGCAAGTCCGACCCGCCGGAGGTGGAGTTCCAACTGGACGTGGGCCTGGCCATCCGGGGGCTGCCGGTCCTGGTCCATGAACAAACTGCCGCCCACTACTGCCCGGTCCAGATCGAGCACTGGAAGGACGCAGACCCCATCGACTCACCGGTCCCGCTGTTGACCACATTCCTTTCCTCCAAGGCACCACGGCCGCTGGTGAACGGAAAAGCGGTGCCGCGGCTGCGCCAGGCCCTGAAGCTCAGGCTCATGTCCGTCAAGGAAAAAGATGGACACTTCTTCTTCGCGGACCACTTGGAACAGACCGAGGACTGGCAGGACACACTGCTGGTGGAAATCGAACCGCCCTCCGCGGACCGGCCCCTGCCCAAGGCCTGGGCCGCGTGGAACAGCACCATCCCCAACGCCCTGCGCAACTGGGGAGCCGGCGACGAGGACCTGCTCAAGGACACCGACCCCACGCCGAACCGCTGGCAGGGATTCATTCCCGTTCCCGAGGTGTCCAGGCACCTTCTCGGCACCAACGCAGGCCTGCGCCTCACCGTCACCCCCAGGCCGCTGGCCCTGTGA
- a CDS encoding polyprenyl synthetase family protein, with protein MDTGTTLAHTDDGQLVNDVLDGFFTRAKTRASAMHPRYLALWEHLEACTVGGKRFRPRLVMSVYALLGGSDRTAAATVAASFELLHTALIVHDDVVDRDFTRRGVPNLAGTYRSLAADQGSSRDRAEHTGMSAAVIAGDLALSNAYRILTEAETDLATRQRLGDLLDQAVMASAAGELLDVLAPLDPMPQTVDQVLEMSKLKTAVYSFDTPLRAGAVLAGAEQDLVEALGEFGRIIGTAYQVADDLVGAFGDESRTGKSGWGDLREGKRTALISYAAEQPQWIRIKELLSRDLTAREAAEIRDLLVASGARDKTLKLAADLTERALDVLVQPFVPQTLRDGLSPLSRLVTERMGA; from the coding sequence ATGGATACGGGGACCACGCTGGCGCACACCGATGACGGCCAACTGGTCAATGACGTCCTGGACGGGTTCTTTACCCGCGCCAAGACGCGGGCCAGCGCCATGCACCCCCGGTACCTCGCCCTGTGGGAGCACCTCGAGGCCTGCACGGTGGGCGGCAAGCGTTTCCGGCCCCGGCTGGTCATGAGCGTCTACGCCCTGCTGGGCGGCAGCGACAGGACGGCAGCGGCCACCGTGGCCGCGTCCTTCGAGCTGCTGCACACGGCACTGATCGTGCACGACGACGTGGTGGACCGGGACTTCACCCGCCGCGGGGTTCCCAATCTTGCCGGCACCTACCGGAGCCTCGCCGCGGACCAGGGCAGCAGCCGGGACAGGGCGGAGCACACCGGGATGTCCGCCGCCGTGATCGCCGGGGACCTGGCCCTCTCCAACGCCTACCGGATCCTTACCGAAGCGGAGACGGACCTTGCCACGCGGCAGCGGCTGGGCGACCTGCTGGACCAGGCCGTCATGGCGTCCGCGGCCGGTGAACTCCTGGACGTGCTGGCCCCTTTGGACCCGATGCCGCAGACCGTGGACCAGGTCCTGGAGATGTCCAAGCTGAAGACGGCCGTGTACTCCTTCGACACCCCGCTGCGCGCCGGCGCGGTCCTGGCCGGGGCGGAACAGGACCTGGTGGAGGCTCTGGGCGAGTTCGGCCGCATCATCGGCACCGCCTACCAGGTGGCTGACGATCTGGTGGGTGCCTTCGGCGACGAATCAAGGACCGGCAAGTCCGGCTGGGGGGACCTTCGCGAGGGCAAGCGCACCGCGCTGATCTCCTACGCCGCGGAACAGCCGCAATGGATCCGGATCAAGGAGCTGCTGTCCCGGGACCTCACGGCCAGGGAGGCCGCAGAGATCCGCGACCTGCTGGTGGCGTCCGGGGCACGGGACAAGACGCTGAAGCTCGCCGCGGACCTCACGGAGCGGGCACTGGATGTCCTGGTCCAGCCGTTCGTGCCGCAAACCCTCAGGGACGGCCTCTCCCCCCTGTCCCGCCTGGTGACCGAACGCATGGGCGCATGA
- a CDS encoding S8 family serine peptidase has translation MIDPNSFPPSENLPGPVPAADYSGAETTGRFIVVFARDAASPSSVLESAGLSNVADSRDFGDREVDVSESSGADATYFSSLGIAVVSAAPEQIGALQTTEAVENAVLSVSPELIHHVLPAGPTEYVRGYRDAVLDLDTRLNGNGQGTGVAAPPTVPIFQDTDQFTWGLQAVQAQSSQYSGRGVKVAVLDTGFDATHPDFAGRNITTRSFVQGEGPEDGHGHGTHCIGTSCGSKSPSTGPRYGVAYEADIFAGKVLGNSGSGSDAGILAGIDWALSSGCHIISMSLGADVRQIHPPYVAAGKRALDAGTLIIAAAGNNARRLQGNFGFVGTPANSPFIMAVGALDHQLDVAFFSARTLPVRGGQVDVAGPGWQVYSSWPMPTRYRTISGTSMATPHAAGVAALWAQATGFRGRELWSSLVQDCDRLIAPSLDVGSGLVIAPV, from the coding sequence ATGATCGACCCGAATTCCTTCCCCCCATCCGAAAATTTGCCCGGGCCCGTCCCAGCGGCAGACTATTCGGGGGCCGAGACCACCGGCCGATTCATCGTGGTCTTTGCCCGTGACGCGGCCAGCCCGTCCTCGGTGCTGGAATCGGCGGGCCTGTCCAACGTGGCGGACTCGCGGGACTTCGGGGACCGCGAAGTGGATGTCTCGGAAAGCAGCGGTGCTGATGCCACATACTTCAGCTCCCTGGGCATCGCAGTGGTTTCGGCCGCCCCGGAGCAGATCGGCGCGCTGCAGACTACCGAGGCAGTGGAGAATGCAGTGCTGTCCGTCTCGCCGGAACTGATCCACCATGTCCTCCCGGCCGGTCCCACCGAGTACGTCAGGGGCTACCGCGATGCAGTCCTGGACCTGGACACGCGCCTGAACGGCAACGGCCAGGGGACCGGCGTGGCGGCACCGCCAACGGTGCCGATCTTCCAGGACACCGACCAGTTCACATGGGGGCTGCAGGCCGTCCAGGCCCAATCGTCCCAGTACTCCGGGCGCGGGGTGAAGGTGGCAGTCCTGGACACCGGTTTCGACGCAACGCACCCTGACTTCGCCGGACGCAACATCACCACCCGCTCCTTCGTCCAGGGGGAGGGCCCCGAGGACGGACACGGGCACGGCACGCACTGCATCGGCACCTCCTGCGGCTCCAAGTCCCCGTCCACGGGGCCCCGCTACGGCGTTGCCTACGAGGCCGACATCTTCGCCGGCAAAGTGCTGGGCAACTCCGGTTCCGGCAGCGACGCCGGCATCCTGGCCGGCATCGACTGGGCGTTGTCCAGCGGCTGCCACATCATTTCCATGTCCCTCGGAGCCGACGTGCGGCAAATCCACCCGCCGTACGTCGCAGCAGGCAAGCGGGCACTTGACGCCGGCACGCTGATCATCGCCGCCGCCGGAAACAACGCGCGCCGCCTCCAGGGCAACTTCGGCTTTGTGGGCACCCCGGCCAACAGCCCGTTCATCATGGCGGTGGGCGCCCTGGACCACCAGCTGGACGTTGCCTTCTTCTCCGCGCGCACCCTGCCGGTCCGCGGCGGGCAGGTGGACGTTGCCGGGCCCGGCTGGCAGGTCTACTCGTCCTGGCCCATGCCCACCCGGTACCGGACCATCAGCGGCACCAGCATGGCCACCCCGCACGCCGCCGGCGTTGCCGCCCTCTGGGCGCAGGCCACCGGCTTCCGCGGACGGGAACTCTGGTCCTCGCTGGTCCAGGACTGCGACCGGCTCATCGCACCGTCGCTGGACGTTGGGTCCGGCCTGGTCATCGCCCCGGTGTAG
- a CDS encoding glycosyltransferase family 2 protein: MPSLSVVIPCKDDGPFLQRCLQALQSQTVAPLEIIVVDNDSSDDTPTIAATYGARVLHEHVPGIASAASAGYDAATGDVIARCDADSVPPPDWLERIHRRFQQEPDLALLTGPGVFYGTGRIRSRLAGIAYIQAYFLLMAAAMGHWPPFGSNCAFRRRDWEQARSRVNRLDQGVHDDVDLGFALDPTRRTAYDSSLKVGISARALAGGADARLRFKRAFHTLGIHWRQAPPWERWDASLKARRERRRRPSPQR, translated from the coding sequence ATGCCGTCCCTCTCCGTGGTCATCCCGTGCAAGGATGACGGCCCTTTCCTGCAGCGCTGCCTCCAGGCACTGCAGTCCCAGACCGTGGCTCCGCTGGAAATCATCGTGGTGGACAACGACTCCAGCGACGACACCCCCACCATCGCTGCCACATACGGCGCCCGGGTCCTTCACGAACACGTGCCTGGGATCGCGTCCGCAGCCTCCGCCGGTTATGACGCCGCCACGGGGGACGTCATTGCCCGGTGCGACGCGGACAGCGTCCCGCCGCCGGACTGGCTGGAACGCATCCACCGGCGTTTCCAGCAGGAGCCGGACCTGGCCCTCCTCACCGGGCCGGGCGTCTTCTACGGCACCGGCCGGATCCGCAGCAGGCTGGCCGGGATCGCCTACATCCAGGCCTACTTCCTCCTCATGGCTGCGGCGATGGGCCACTGGCCGCCCTTCGGCTCCAACTGCGCCTTCCGCCGCCGGGATTGGGAGCAGGCCCGCAGCAGGGTGAACCGCCTGGACCAGGGCGTGCACGACGACGTCGACCTCGGCTTTGCGCTCGACCCCACCCGGCGCACGGCCTACGACAGTTCGCTGAAGGTCGGCATTTCGGCCCGGGCACTGGCGGGCGGAGCCGACGCGCGGCTGCGCTTCAAGCGCGCCTTCCACACCCTGGGCATCCACTGGCGGCAAGCGCCGCCGTGGGAACGCTGGGACGCATCGTTGAAAGCACGGCGGGAGCGGCGCCGTCGTCCGTCACCGCAGCGGTAA